One window of the bacterium genome contains the following:
- a CDS encoding DUF456 family protein: MMDFAAQSTMVDLIVWLFFGSVMIVALPLQLVGLPGTWLLAVDAFLFRWLMGPDLIDYHTVIILGLMALFAEVLEFLTAVHGVRLGPPVRGAVAASIVGAFVGGLAGAPIMFGLGAIPGMAIGAWLAVFTVGLAGGASLGGASRAAMGALTGRIKGTAFKMFVAVAMVAVIIMSLVF, from the coding sequence ATGATGGATTTTGCGGCTCAATCCACCATGGTTGATCTCATTGTCTGGCTTTTTTTCGGGAGCGTCATGATTGTTGCGCTCCCGCTTCAGTTAGTGGGGCTGCCTGGTACGTGGCTGCTTGCGGTTGATGCGTTCCTCTTCCGGTGGCTCATGGGACCGGACCTGATCGACTATCACACAGTCATTATCCTTGGTCTTATGGCATTGTTTGCCGAGGTCCTCGAGTTCCTGACGGCTGTACATGGGGTTCGCCTGGGACCGCCCGTAAGGGGCGCAGTTGCCGCTAGCATCGTGGGCGCCTTTGTGGGAGGTCTTGCCGGGGCGCCGATAATGTTCGGTCTCGGGGCGATTCCCGGAATGGCAATAGGTGCCTGGCTGGCGGTTTTTACTGTTGGTCTTGCCGGCGGTGCTTCACTGGGCGGGGCGTCCAGGGCCGCCATGGGGGCCCTGACAGGCAGGATCAAGGGGACAGCCTTCAAGATGTTTGTGGCTGTGGCCA
- the secD gene encoding protein translocase subunit SecD, whose translation MRTRVKTRLIIVFIVLIGALVSVTPSLTGSLPGWWTKLLPSKAVQLGLDLMGGMELLLEVQTDEAVNNSLTRMASDLKTTFKSKKIRLKRAETTGFNRLVVEVGRDKYRDEAMTILRGEFPDALVTEESETKVIVSYPESEILRLRENAVVQAIETIRSRVDEFGVTEPTILRQGENRILIQLPGVKDPQRAITLVKRTAVLKFMLVDEGASTDAVPPGDVVLYSQDYDSATRQTQRTPYVVEDRILLTGDTIKDARVRYDSQYGQPYVSLTFDSVGARIFEQITGDHVKERLAIVLDDSIYSAPVIQERISGGQASISGTFTPDEATDLAIVLRAGSLPAPVKILQKWTVSPSLGSDSIRKGLTSIVFGFSLVIVFMVFYFRLSGLVANIALIMNLIIIMAVLALFQATLTLPGIAGIVLTIGMAVDANVLIFERIKEELRTGKTVRAAIDGGYGKALLTIVDANVTTLIAALVLFQFGTGQVKGFAVTLSIGVITSMFTAIFVSRAIFEAWLDNRTLDELSI comes from the coding sequence ATGCGCACCAGAGTTAAAACAAGACTGATCATCGTATTTATTGTCCTCATCGGTGCCCTGGTGTCGGTGACACCTTCCCTCACCGGGTCGCTCCCAGGGTGGTGGACGAAGTTATTGCCTTCCAAGGCCGTTCAGCTGGGTCTGGATCTCATGGGCGGTATGGAGCTTCTCCTCGAGGTTCAGACCGACGAGGCCGTCAACAACAGCCTGACGAGGATGGCCAGCGATCTGAAGACCACCTTCAAAAGTAAGAAAATCCGGCTGAAAAGGGCCGAGACCACCGGGTTCAACCGCCTGGTTGTGGAGGTGGGAAGGGATAAGTACCGGGACGAGGCAATGACCATCTTACGGGGGGAATTCCCCGATGCCCTCGTTACCGAGGAAAGCGAAACCAAGGTCATCGTGAGCTACCCTGAGAGCGAGATCCTCAGGCTCAGAGAGAATGCCGTGGTACAGGCCATCGAGACCATCAGGAGCCGGGTTGACGAGTTTGGTGTGACGGAACCGACGATCCTGCGTCAGGGGGAAAACAGGATTCTCATACAACTGCCTGGTGTTAAGGATCCCCAGAGGGCCATAACCCTTGTCAAGCGGACCGCTGTTCTCAAATTCATGCTCGTAGACGAGGGTGCTTCCACCGACGCTGTTCCCCCAGGAGATGTGGTCCTGTACAGCCAGGATTATGATTCGGCGACCAGACAGACCCAGCGGACCCCCTACGTTGTGGAGGACAGGATCCTCCTGACAGGTGATACCATAAAGGACGCCAGGGTCCGCTACGACTCCCAGTATGGGCAGCCTTACGTTTCCCTGACCTTTGACAGCGTGGGGGCGCGTATTTTCGAGCAGATTACCGGGGACCACGTCAAAGAGAGGTTGGCCATTGTTCTCGATGACAGCATTTATTCCGCCCCCGTTATCCAGGAGCGGATCAGCGGCGGTCAGGCCTCCATAAGTGGGACCTTTACCCCGGATGAGGCCACCGATCTTGCTATCGTCCTCAGGGCAGGGAGTCTGCCTGCTCCAGTCAAGATCCTGCAGAAATGGACCGTTAGCCCCTCTCTGGGATCGGATTCCATACGCAAGGGACTCACGTCTATTGTCTTCGGTTTTTCCCTGGTCATCGTCTTCATGGTCTTTTATTTCCGCCTCTCGGGATTGGTTGCCAATATAGCGTTGATTATGAACCTGATCATCATCATGGCTGTTCTGGCTCTCTTCCAGGCCACTCTCACCCTGCCAGGTATAGCGGGTATCGTCCTTACCATTGGCATGGCTGTTGATGCCAACGTTCTCATTTTCGAGAGGATCAAGGAAGAACTCAGGACAGGAAAGACGGTCCGGGCAGCCATTGACGGCGGATATGGGAAAGCGCTTCTCACCATTGTCGATGCCAACGTGACTACCCTCATTGCGGCACTGGTCCTTTTTCAGTTCGGTACCGGCCAGGTGAAAGGGTTCGCTGTAACTCTCAGTATCGGAGTTATCACCAGCATGTTCACGGCCATCTTCGTTAGCCGAGCTATCTTTGAAGCCTGGCTTGATAACCGCACCCTCGATGAACTCAGTATCTGA
- the yajC gene encoding preprotein translocase subunit YajC has product MFTGIAYAAQPAGPGGGLGAFMPIIVLFAIFYFLLIRPQQKKSKEHQATLDALQSGDTVVTNGGLYGTVIRIDGHVVTLQCSDKVRVKVVKKAISSKVDPSTMEEGEL; this is encoded by the coding sequence ATGTTCACAGGTATTGCTTATGCAGCTCAGCCTGCGGGTCCTGGCGGTGGTCTGGGAGCTTTCATGCCCATCATCGTTCTGTTCGCAATCTTTTACTTCTTGCTCATTCGTCCCCAGCAGAAAAAGTCAAAGGAACACCAGGCAACACTCGATGCACTTCAGTCGGGTGACACGGTGGTCACTAACGGAGGTCTTTACGGGACGGTGATCAGGATCGATGGGCACGTGGTGACCCTGCAGTGTTCCGACAAGGTCCGTGTCAAGGTTGTTAAAAAGGCGATCTCATCCAAGGTTGACCCGTCAACAATGGAAGAGGGGGAATTGTAG
- the secF gene encoding protein translocase subunit SecF, which produces MDFIKPGINVDFVNRSRIALICSLVVALIGIGSLVIKGGPLYGIDFAGGTLVQVKFNQAPEVGEIRDALGGEGLGSSVIQSLGEDKVSIRLMSEEGQAETVSEDVFAIIQKRFGQDQVSLELVEMVGPQVGADMRRKGMLSILYAMVGILIYITLRFQFRFAMGAIAALVHDITITVGVFSLLDKEFTLSVIAALLTIIGYSLNDTIVVYDRIRENIRRTPKDKLASVVNTSINQTLSRTILTSGTTLLVVACLFVLGGEVIHDFSFALLVGVLVGTYSSIYIASPVLLLGGKGDAVARASVRQG; this is translated from the coding sequence ATGGATTTTATAAAACCTGGTATTAATGTTGATTTTGTAAACAGGAGTCGTATTGCTCTTATCTGTTCCCTGGTGGTCGCTCTTATCGGCATCGGGTCCCTGGTGATAAAAGGCGGCCCCCTTTACGGTATTGATTTTGCGGGCGGCACCCTGGTTCAGGTAAAGTTCAATCAGGCCCCCGAGGTAGGGGAGATTCGTGATGCCCTCGGTGGTGAGGGACTGGGTTCTTCCGTGATCCAGTCTTTGGGTGAGGACAAGGTGTCGATTCGTCTCATGAGCGAGGAAGGTCAGGCTGAAACCGTTTCCGAGGACGTTTTTGCCATTATTCAGAAGCGGTTCGGCCAGGACCAGGTATCCCTGGAACTTGTGGAGATGGTTGGCCCCCAGGTGGGTGCGGACATGCGCCGGAAGGGGATGTTGTCTATTCTCTATGCCATGGTGGGGATACTGATCTATATCACCCTGAGGTTCCAGTTCCGGTTCGCAATGGGTGCTATTGCTGCCCTCGTCCACGATATCACCATCACGGTGGGTGTTTTCTCCCTGCTTGATAAGGAGTTTACCCTTTCGGTCATCGCCGCTCTTTTGACCATTATAGGTTATTCCCTCAACGACACCATCGTCGTTTACGACAGGATACGCGAAAATATCAGGCGGACACCCAAGGATAAGCTGGCGTCTGTAGTAAACACCAGCATCAACCAGACCCTCAGCCGCACAATTCTGACCTCCGGGACCACCCTGTTGGTTGTCGCATGCCTTTTCGTGCTGGGCGGTGAGGTGATCCATGATTTCTCATTCGCTCTGCTCGTAGGAGTCTTGGTGGGGACCTATTCGTCCATCTACATTGCGAGTCCCGTTCTCCTGTTGGGTGGAAAGGGAGACGCTGTGGCCAGGGCCTCTGTAAGACAGGGGTAG
- the tgt gene encoding tRNA guanosine(34) transglycosylase Tgt — translation MKFTLLKTDPSGARAGVIETGHGQVLTPVFMPVGTYGAVKTVTPSELADSGSTMILSNTYHLYLRPGSELIQRLGGLHRFMGWYGPLLTDSGGFQIMSLSELAKVTEEGVTFRSHLDGDRHNITPELSVSIQEQLGTDIAMCLDEVVDPLSHKKTMAGAVERTRRWAQRCLDSRTSQKMALFGIVQGGTFLDLRVESAKGLMEMGFDGYAVGGLALGEPREETWEAVKSTAMILPEDRPRYLMGMGTPMDLLDGIERGIDMFDCVMPTRNARNGTLFTSRGRLSVKVNALKDDLGPPDPDCSCYTCLHFSRAYLRHLYMTGEMLGFRLCTIHNLSYYHQLVSGAREAVLSGSLTAYRNQIESGWNSENE, via the coding sequence GTGAAATTTACTCTACTGAAAACAGATCCATCCGGCGCCAGGGCTGGCGTCATTGAAACCGGTCACGGACAGGTACTCACGCCGGTATTCATGCCTGTCGGCACCTACGGGGCCGTCAAAACGGTCACGCCTTCGGAACTTGCAGATAGCGGTTCCACCATGATCCTTTCCAACACCTACCACCTGTACCTGAGACCGGGTTCCGAACTCATTCAACGCCTGGGTGGACTCCACCGCTTCATGGGCTGGTATGGCCCCCTTCTCACCGACAGCGGAGGGTTCCAGATCATGAGTCTGTCGGAACTTGCCAAGGTCACCGAGGAGGGTGTTACCTTCCGGTCTCACCTGGATGGAGACAGACACAACATAACTCCAGAGCTGTCCGTTTCCATACAGGAGCAGCTGGGAACCGATATTGCCATGTGCCTGGACGAGGTTGTTGATCCCCTTTCCCACAAAAAAACCATGGCTGGAGCGGTAGAAAGGACCAGAAGATGGGCCCAAAGGTGCCTTGACTCAAGAACCAGCCAGAAGATGGCCCTCTTCGGGATCGTCCAGGGCGGGACATTCCTCGATCTGAGAGTCGAGTCAGCCAAGGGGCTCATGGAAATGGGGTTCGATGGGTATGCGGTGGGGGGACTTGCTCTGGGAGAACCCAGGGAAGAGACGTGGGAGGCAGTTAAAAGCACGGCGATGATCCTTCCCGAGGATCGTCCCCGTTACCTTATGGGTATGGGGACCCCCATGGATCTTCTGGACGGGATCGAACGGGGCATAGATATGTTCGATTGCGTCATGCCAACCCGAAACGCCAGGAACGGTACCCTTTTTACCAGCCGGGGAAGACTTTCCGTAAAAGTGAACGCTCTGAAGGATGACCTTGGGCCGCCCGATCCTGACTGTTCCTGCTACACTTGCCTTCACTTTTCCCGCGCCTACCTGAGACACCTGTACATGACCGGTGAGATGTTGGGATTTCGGCTTTGCACAATTCACAATTTAAGTTATTATCACCAACTTGTATCCGGGGCGCGGGAAGCGGTCCTTTCCGGTTCTTTAACCGCCTACAGAAACCAGATCGAGTCGGGTTGGAACTCTGAGAATGAATAA